Proteins from a genomic interval of Stenotrophomonas sp. WZN-1:
- a CDS encoding IS3 family transposase (programmed frameshift) yields MNSTLRRSQRDYSLAFKLAVVDQIERGELTYRQAQDRYGIQGSSTVLKWLRRHGRQDWSGGASSAPMTTSPKSGAAKPLTPEQQIKALQVQLREANEKAQLFEAIVDVLKEDYGVRIGKKAFRQVLTQGRLQGLSVARACRHFGISRQAYYQAGHRQQRQLVQGARAIALVRGYRARQPRIGTRKLHGLIRPALQASGIAMGRDRLFGVLRDARLLVPMRRAYHKTTDSHHRFRRHPNLLKAGEGRVVPTGSEQVWVADITYLPTQGKFVYLSLITDACSRKIVGWSVHDTLQTEQVAQALQMALKGRKTRQRLVHHSDRGIQYCSDYYQKIHAKHGVTCSMTDGYDCYQNALAERVNGILKGEFLLYRPRDLAQARQMVAESVEIYNAERPHLSLKMQTPNAVHRASLAA; encoded by the exons ATGAATTCAACACTCAGGCGCAGCCAGCGGGATTACTCACTGGCCTTCAAATTGGCGGTGGTCGACCAGATCGAGCGTGGGGAGCTGACCTATCGTCAGGCCCAGGATCGGTACGGCATCCAAGGCAGCAGTACCGTGCTGAAGTGGCTTCGCCGACATGGTCGGCAGGACTGGTCGGGTGGTGCATCATCTGCCCCCATGACCACGTCACCCAAAAGCGGGGCGGCCAAGCCGCTGACGCCGGAACAACAGATCAAGGCCTTGCAGGTGCAACTGCGGGAAGCCAACGAGAAAGCGCAGCTTTTCGAAGCCATCGTCGATGTTCTCAAAGAGGACTACGGGGTACGCATCG GTAAAAAAGCCTTCCGGCAAGTCCTCACGCAAGGGCGCCTCCAAGGCCTAAGCGTTGCGAGGGCTTGCCGACATTTCGGCATTAGTCGACAGGCGTACTACCAAGCCGGCCATCGCCAGCAACGGCAGCTGGTCCAGGGCGCACGGGCGATCGCTTTGGTGCGTGGCTATCGGGCGCGACAGCCCCGCATCGGCACTCGCAAGCTCCATGGTCTGATCAGGCCGGCACTGCAGGCATCGGGGATAGCGATGGGACGGGACCGCCTGTTTGGAGTCCTTCGTGATGCCCGGCTCCTGGTTCCGATGCGGCGGGCGTATCACAAGACAACCGACAGCCATCACCGCTTCCGGCGTCACCCCAACCTGCTCAAGGCTGGCGAGGGGCGCGTGGTGCCCACTGGCAGCGAACAAGTCTGGGTAGCCGACATCACCTACCTGCCGACGCAAGGGAAATTCGTGTATCTGAGCCTGATTACAGATGCGTGCTCACGCAAGATCGTAGGCTGGAGCGTGCATGACACGTTGCAGACAGAGCAGGTCGCCCAAGCCCTGCAAATGGCGTTGAAGGGGCGAAAAACGCGCCAACGGCTGGTCCACCACTCCGACCGAGGCATCCAATATTGCTCGGACTACTACCAGAAGATCCACGCCAAGCACGGCGTGACCTGCTCGATGACCGATGGCTACGACTGCTACCAGAACGCTCTCGCAGAGCGGGTAAATGGGATCTTGAAAGGCGAATTCCTGCTGTATCGGCCTCGAGACCTCGCGCAGGCACGCCAGATGGTGGCCGAGTCGGTAGAGATCTATAACGCCGAGCGGCCACATCTGTCCCTTAAAATGCAGACGCCCAATGCGGTGCATCGAGCGTCTTTGGCCGCCTGA
- the lon gene encoding endopeptidase La has product MARSPSETLDLPVLPLRDVVVFPHMVIPLFVGRDKSMHALEQAMEADKRILLLAQKSAETDDPHAADLYQVGTLAQVLQLLKLPDGTIKVLVEGLSRVQVTHVDERNGSLHGQAVEIDASDEREAREVEAIARSLMSLFEQYVKTNRKLPPELLQTLSGIDEPARLADTIAAHISVRLADKQRLLETLAVGDRLEMLVGLVDGEIDVQQMEKRIRGRVKSQMEKSQREYYLNEQMKAIQKELGDLDDAPGELEELARKIAEAGMPKAVEAKARNELNKLKQMSPMSAEAAVVRNYLEWLLGVPWKKRSKVRKDLKAAQDTLDADHYGLEKVKERILEYLAVQSRVKQMKGPILCLVGPPGVGKTSLGQSIAKATNRKFVRMSLGGVRDEAEIRGHRRTYVGSMPGRIVQNLNKVGSKNPLFVLDEIDKMSMDFRGDPSSALLEVLDPEQNNAFNDHYLEVDLDLSEVMFVATSNSLNIPGPLLDRMEVIRIPGYTEDEKLNIATRYLVPKQIKANGLQPEELEIGSDAIQDIVRYYTRESGVRNLEREIAKICRKVVKEIALAGPQPVKAKKGAKKSKALVSVSSKNLDKYLGVRRFDFGRAEEENEIGLVTGLAWTEVGGDLLQIESTLVPGKGQLILTGQLGNVMKESASAALSVVRSRAVGFGIDSDFLQKHDVHLHVPDGATPKDGPSAGAAMVTSLVSMLTKVPVRADVAMTGEITLRGRVTAIGGLKEKLLAALRGGIRTVIIPEENRKDLADIPANVTRDLEIVPVKYIEEVLDLALERPLAPKKARKSAQRVTVRSKAKPSGNARVKH; this is encoded by the coding sequence ATGGCCCGTTCCCCAAGTGAAACCCTCGACCTGCCGGTCCTGCCGCTGCGCGACGTAGTGGTGTTCCCGCACATGGTCATCCCGCTGTTCGTCGGCCGTGACAAGTCCATGCACGCGCTCGAACAGGCAATGGAAGCGGACAAGCGCATCCTGCTGCTGGCGCAGAAGTCGGCCGAGACCGACGACCCGCATGCGGCCGACCTTTACCAGGTCGGTACGCTGGCGCAGGTGCTGCAGCTGCTGAAGCTGCCCGACGGCACCATCAAGGTGCTGGTCGAAGGCCTGTCGCGCGTGCAGGTCACCCACGTCGACGAGCGCAACGGCTCGCTGCACGGCCAGGCCGTGGAGATCGACGCCAGCGACGAGCGCGAAGCGCGCGAGGTCGAGGCGATCGCCCGCTCGCTGATGTCGCTGTTCGAGCAGTACGTGAAGACCAACCGCAAGCTGCCGCCGGAACTGCTGCAGACGCTGTCGGGCATTGATGAGCCGGCGCGCCTGGCTGACACCATCGCCGCGCACATCAGCGTGCGCCTGGCCGACAAGCAGCGCCTGCTGGAAACGCTGGCCGTCGGTGACCGCCTGGAGATGCTGGTCGGCCTGGTCGACGGCGAGATCGACGTGCAGCAGATGGAGAAGCGCATCCGCGGCCGCGTGAAGTCGCAGATGGAGAAGAGCCAGCGCGAGTACTACCTCAACGAACAGATGAAGGCCATCCAGAAGGAACTGGGTGACCTGGACGACGCGCCGGGCGAGCTGGAAGAACTGGCCCGCAAGATCGCCGAAGCCGGCATGCCGAAGGCCGTTGAAGCCAAGGCGCGCAACGAACTGAATAAGCTCAAGCAGATGTCGCCGATGTCGGCCGAGGCCGCTGTCGTGCGCAACTATCTGGAGTGGTTGCTGGGCGTGCCGTGGAAGAAGCGCAGCAAGGTGCGCAAGGACCTGAAGGCCGCGCAGGACACCCTCGATGCCGACCACTACGGCCTGGAGAAGGTCAAGGAGCGCATCCTTGAATACCTGGCGGTGCAGTCGCGCGTGAAGCAGATGAAGGGCCCGATCCTGTGCCTGGTCGGTCCTCCGGGCGTGGGCAAGACCTCGCTCGGCCAGTCCATCGCCAAGGCCACCAACCGCAAGTTCGTGCGCATGTCGCTGGGCGGCGTGCGCGACGAGGCCGAGATCCGTGGCCACCGTCGTACCTACGTCGGTTCGATGCCGGGCCGTATCGTGCAGAACCTCAACAAGGTCGGCAGCAAGAACCCGCTGTTCGTGCTCGATGAGATCGACAAGATGTCGATGGACTTCCGTGGCGATCCGTCGTCGGCGCTGCTGGAAGTGCTCGATCCGGAGCAGAACAACGCGTTCAACGACCACTACCTGGAAGTGGACCTGGACCTGTCCGAAGTGATGTTCGTGGCCACCTCGAACTCGCTCAACATTCCGGGCCCGCTGCTGGACCGCATGGAAGTGATCCGCATCCCGGGCTACACCGAGGACGAGAAGCTCAACATCGCCACCCGCTACCTGGTGCCGAAGCAGATCAAGGCCAACGGCCTGCAGCCGGAAGAGCTGGAGATCGGCAGTGATGCGATCCAGGACATCGTGCGCTACTACACGCGTGAATCGGGCGTGCGCAACCTGGAGCGCGAGATCGCCAAGATCTGCCGCAAGGTGGTGAAGGAGATCGCGCTGGCCGGCCCGCAGCCGGTGAAGGCGAAGAAGGGCGCGAAGAAGTCCAAGGCGCTGGTGAGCGTGTCCAGCAAGAACCTGGACAAGTACCTGGGTGTGCGTCGCTTCGACTTCGGCCGTGCCGAGGAAGAGAACGAGATCGGCCTGGTCACTGGCCTGGCCTGGACCGAAGTCGGTGGCGATCTGCTGCAGATCGAATCGACGCTGGTGCCGGGCAAGGGCCAGCTGATCCTGACCGGCCAGCTCGGCAACGTGATGAAGGAATCGGCCTCGGCGGCGCTGTCGGTGGTGCGTTCGCGCGCGGTCGGCTTCGGCATCGACAGCGACTTCCTGCAGAAGCACGACGTGCACCTGCACGTGCCCGATGGCGCCACGCCGAAGGACGGCCCGAGTGCCGGTGCGGCGATGGTCACCTCGCTGGTGTCGATGCTGACCAAGGTGCCGGTGCGCGCCGATGTGGCGATGACCGGCGAGATCACCCTGCGTGGTCGGGTCACCGCCATCGGTGGCCTGAAGGAGAAACTGCTGGCTGCACTGCGTGGCGGCATCCGCACGGTCATCATCCCGGAAGAGAACCGCAAGGACCTTGCCGACATCCCGGCCAACGTTACCCGCGATCTGGAGATCGTGCCGGTGAAGTACATCGAAGAAGTCCTGGACCTGGCGCTGGAGCGTCCGTTGGCACCGAAGAAGGCGCGCAAGAGTGCGCAGCGTGTCACGGTGCGCAGCAAGGCCAAACCGAGTGGAAACGCGCGCGTCAAGCATTGA
- a CDS encoding HU family DNA-binding protein gives MNKTELIDAVAEAADLTKAESSRAVDAVVAAVTKALKDGDAVTLVGFGTFQVRDRAARTGRNPKTGDTIKIAASKNPSFKAGKALKDAVN, from the coding sequence ATGAACAAGACCGAATTGATCGATGCCGTTGCTGAAGCTGCAGACCTGACCAAGGCCGAGTCCAGCCGCGCTGTCGATGCCGTCGTTGCTGCCGTCACCAAGGCGCTGAAGGACGGCGATGCGGTCACCCTGGTTGGCTTCGGTACCTTCCAGGTCCGCGACCGTGCTGCCCGCACCGGCCGCAACCCGAAGACCGGCGACACCATCAAGATCGCTGCTTCGAAGAATCCGTCGTTCAAGGCTGGTAAGGCCCTGAAGGATGCTGTAAACTAA
- a CDS encoding peptidyl-prolyl cis-trans isomerase — translation MLQKLRDKTSGWIVTVILGLLMIPFLFVIDNSYLGGVGAQNVAKVSAPPTWWRSAPSWWPVRMLWQHHEISSQDFRTRFEQERMRERQQQGDNFDPRAFESTENKMAVLDQLIDEQVVRLVGEQAGVVIGDGAVREYIATMPAFLDSNGKFNENNYRLALAGSNPPRTPTQFQELVRESLQQSVIPSGLQSSGFVTQAETERLLKLLGETRDVELAALPPVPADTAPVTDEQIKKWYDSHGKDFRQAESVSLEYVEINGANLPAPTAADEATLRKRYEDEKAKFTSPEQRQASHILITGDGAEAKANKIAAEAKAAGADFGALAKANSEDPGSKDQGGDLGWVERGAMVKPFEDALFAAKAGDVIGPVKTEFGYHIIKVAAVRGGQGKSFEEVRDTLAAEQLKADGERGFNELAGHLVDAINKSPSDLAAAAKEVNLPLQTLGPITRATASGIAADPAVLRAAFSDVLVQDGTASDPIALGGATNHSVVIRVAAHTPEQALPLDKAREQVIAAIRADRQRQASDKAADAILAKLKAGATLQSLAASEKLQLSPMPGLPRSQPVPTPEINRAIFSAPVPGEGKPSYGKVDVNGHALLFAVNKVNPGDIKEVTAEQQKQLKEQLSQIDGMAAAKAYIEAMRKKFVVQTTEANL, via the coding sequence ATGCTGCAGAAACTCCGCGACAAGACCTCAGGCTGGATCGTCACCGTGATCCTGGGGCTGCTGATGATTCCGTTCCTGTTCGTGATCGACAACAGCTACCTCGGTGGCGTTGGCGCACAGAACGTGGCCAAGGTTTCCGCGCCGCCGACCTGGTGGCGTTCGGCACCGTCGTGGTGGCCGGTGCGCATGCTGTGGCAGCACCATGAGATCAGTTCGCAGGATTTCCGCACGCGTTTCGAGCAGGAGCGCATGCGTGAGCGCCAGCAGCAGGGCGACAATTTCGACCCGCGCGCGTTCGAGAGCACCGAGAACAAGATGGCTGTGCTCGACCAGCTGATCGACGAGCAGGTCGTGCGCCTGGTCGGTGAGCAGGCGGGCGTGGTGATCGGCGACGGTGCGGTGCGCGAGTACATCGCGACCATGCCGGCGTTCCTCGATTCGAACGGCAAGTTCAACGAGAACAACTATCGCCTGGCGCTGGCCGGCAGCAACCCGCCGCGTACGCCGACCCAGTTCCAGGAACTGGTGCGTGAGAGCCTGCAGCAGTCGGTGATCCCGTCGGGCCTGCAGAGCTCGGGCTTCGTCACCCAGGCCGAGACCGAGCGCCTGTTGAAGCTGCTGGGCGAAACCCGCGACGTCGAGCTGGCCGCGTTGCCGCCCGTGCCGGCTGATACCGCGCCGGTTACCGATGAGCAGATCAAGAAGTGGTACGACAGCCATGGCAAGGATTTCCGCCAGGCCGAGAGCGTGTCGCTGGAATACGTCGAGATCAATGGCGCGAACCTGCCGGCACCGACCGCGGCCGATGAAGCCACCCTGCGCAAGCGCTATGAAGACGAGAAGGCGAAGTTCACCTCGCCGGAGCAGCGCCAGGCCTCGCACATCCTGATCACCGGTGACGGCGCCGAAGCCAAGGCGAACAAGATCGCTGCCGAAGCCAAGGCTGCCGGTGCCGATTTCGGCGCGCTGGCCAAGGCCAATTCGGAAGATCCGGGCTCCAAGGACCAGGGCGGTGACCTGGGCTGGGTCGAGCGCGGTGCGATGGTGAAGCCGTTCGAGGACGCGCTGTTTGCGGCCAAGGCCGGTGACGTGATCGGCCCGGTGAAGACCGAGTTCGGTTACCACATCATCAAGGTGGCCGCTGTGCGCGGTGGCCAGGGCAAGTCGTTCGAGGAAGTGCGTGACACGCTGGCCGCCGAGCAGCTGAAGGCCGACGGCGAGCGCGGCTTCAACGAGCTGGCCGGTCACCTGGTCGATGCCATCAACAAGAGCCCGAGCGACCTGGCAGCTGCGGCCAAGGAAGTGAACCTGCCGCTGCAGACGCTGGGCCCGATCACCCGCGCGACCGCCAGCGGCATCGCCGCTGACCCGGCCGTGCTGCGTGCTGCCTTCTCCGACGTGCTGGTGCAGGACGGTACCGCCAGCGACCCGATCGCCCTGGGTGGCGCGACCAACCACAGCGTGGTCATCCGCGTGGCTGCGCACACCCCGGAACAGGCGCTGCCGCTGGACAAGGCACGTGAGCAGGTGATCGCCGCGATCCGCGCCGACCGCCAGCGCCAGGCCAGCGACAAGGCCGCCGATGCCATCCTGGCCAAGCTGAAGGCGGGCGCTACTCTGCAGTCGCTGGCTGCCAGCGAGAAGCTGCAGCTGAGCCCGATGCCGGGCCTGCCGCGCAGCCAGCCAGTGCCGACCCCGGAAATCAACCGCGCGATCTTCAGTGCGCCGGTGCCGGGCGAAGGCAAGCCGAGCTATGGCAAGGTGGACGTCAATGGCCACGCGCTGCTGTTCGCGGTGAACAAGGTCAATCCGGGCGACATCAAGGAAGTGACCGCCGAGCAGCAGAAGCAGCTGAAGGAACAGCTGAGCCAGATCGACGGCATGGCCGCGGCCAAGGCCTACATCGAGGCGATGCGCAAGAAGTTCGTGGTCCAGACCACCGAAGCGAACCTGTAA